A genomic segment from Bacillus cereus G9842 encodes:
- a CDS encoding DNA translocase FtsK, with amino-acid sequence MLDWMKKLFNKEEEQTALNKEVQKQIESQPKIPRVNHYTEAREAQMASRNAGKCRFPLVPDNGFDEEDEREVDHFEEQPVQGVTYEEPTAQRGIQVERSRRPYVEKVVSTYEEPEVQYEPVREAVVKKASAPSQESNRRPFRPTEMISPIYGYNRPSVEKKVEKQEEVKEREDLEISVEGKAVVDAWLEKKGYTLSDFSEGQATSSSPSHESVGQQDKKQEKSVVDQWLEKNGYEIERQEPLVEEKEVIQGMSTPQEVSADELLHKTVAEQMESAKLEKDVVVLNENNLQEELVASKVEHEDTILSEEIKRNTEIKQPTIEVEKQAPEESVIVKAEEKLAETIIVEIPEEPEEVEVITETEEPEEVEVITETEEPEEVEVIAEAEESEEVEVITETEEPEEVEVITETEEPEEVEVIAEAEESEEVEVITETEESEEVEVIAEAEESEEVEVITETEEPEEVEVIAEAEESEEVEVIAETEELEEVEVIAETEEPEEVEVIAETEELEEVEVIAEAEELEEVEVIAETEELEEVEVIAEAEELEEVEVIAETEAQEEVEVIAETEEPEEVEVIAETEESEEVEVIAEIKAPVVETFVALEEIQQEDEAIEQKSEFIHVAEADEQTKNDVQSFANVLLAETEENKRVVEEAPVAEEQRVVEETPVAEEQRVVEEAPVAEEQRVVEEAPVAEEQPVVKKEEPKREKKRHVPFNVVMLKQDRTRLMERHAARANAMQHSVNVRVENRPVQQVVAEPQVEEQPMQQVVAEPQVEEQPMQQVVVESQVEEQPMQQVVAEPQVEEQPMQQVVVESQVEEQPMQQVVVESQVEEQSVQQVVAEPQMEERPVQQVVEEQVQKPISSTEVQEKAYVVNQRENDMRNVLHTPPTYTVPPLALLSIPQQSALDNTEWLDEQKELLDTTFNNFHVGAHVINVSQGPAVTRFEVQPDPGVKVNKITNLSDDIKLSLAAKDIRIEAPIPGKSAIGIEVPNKESKPVFLREILRSPVFTKSESPLTVALGLDISGDPIVTDIRKMPHGLIAGATGSGKSVCINAILTSILYKAKPHEVKLMLIDPKMVELAPYNSVPHLVAPVITDVKAATAALKWAVEEMERRYELFAHAGARDLTRYNTIVSEREIPGETLPYIVIVIDELADLMMVAPGDVEEAICRIAQKARACGIHLLVATQRPSVDVITGLIKSNIPTRIAFTVSSQVDSRTIIDIGGAEKLLGRGDMLFLGNGTSKPVRVQGVYVSDDEIEKTVDHVRKQMKPNYLFKQEDLLAKTEQAESEDELFFEACQFVVEQGGASTSSVQRKFRIGYNRAARLIEEMQSQGIISEARGTKPRDVLISEDEFAAMQETNV; translated from the coding sequence ATGTTAGATTGGATGAAAAAGTTGTTTAACAAAGAGGAAGAACAAACAGCGTTGAATAAAGAAGTACAAAAGCAAATTGAAAGTCAGCCGAAAATTCCTCGTGTAAACCACTACACTGAAGCAAGAGAAGCACAAATGGCAAGTAGGAATGCAGGTAAATGCCGTTTTCCTTTAGTACCGGATAATGGGTTCGATGAAGAGGATGAAAGAGAAGTAGATCACTTCGAAGAACAACCTGTTCAAGGAGTAACATATGAAGAACCGACTGCTCAAAGAGGAATACAGGTGGAAAGAAGCAGACGACCGTATGTGGAAAAGGTAGTTTCTACATATGAAGAACCGGAAGTACAATATGAACCGGTGCGAGAGGCTGTCGTTAAAAAGGCATCTGCACCTTCGCAAGAGAGTAACCGTAGACCATTTCGTCCAACAGAAATGATTTCGCCAATTTATGGATATAATCGTCCTTCAGTAGAGAAAAAGGTTGAAAAGCAGGAGGAAGTAAAAGAAAGAGAAGATCTTGAAATATCTGTAGAGGGCAAAGCAGTTGTTGATGCATGGTTAGAGAAAAAAGGATATACATTATCAGATTTCTCAGAAGGGCAAGCAACGTCTTCTTCGCCTAGTCATGAATCGGTTGGTCAACAGGATAAAAAGCAAGAAAAATCAGTTGTTGATCAATGGCTAGAGAAAAACGGTTATGAAATCGAACGCCAAGAGCCTTTAGTAGAAGAAAAAGAAGTGATTCAAGGAATGAGTACACCGCAGGAAGTTTCAGCGGATGAATTACTTCATAAAACAGTAGCTGAGCAGATGGAAAGTGCTAAGCTAGAAAAAGATGTAGTGGTGTTAAACGAAAACAATCTACAAGAAGAATTAGTGGCTTCTAAAGTAGAGCACGAGGATACAATATTATCAGAAGAAATTAAACGTAATACAGAAATAAAACAACCTACTATTGAAGTGGAAAAGCAAGCTCCAGAAGAATCAGTGATTGTCAAAGCAGAAGAAAAACTTGCAGAAACAATCATTGTGGAAATACCAGAAGAGCCAGAAGAAGTGGAAGTAATTACAGAAACAGAAGAGCCAGAAGAAGTGGAAGTAATTACAGAAACAGAAGAGCCAGAAGAAGTGGAAGTAATTGCAGAAGCAGAAGAGTCAGAAGAAGTAGAAGTAATTACAGAAACAGAAGAGCCAGAAGAAGTGGAAGTAATTACAGAAACAGAAGAGCCAGAAGAAGTGGAAGTAATTGCAGAAGCAGAAGAGTCAGAAGAAGTAGAAGTAATTACAGAAACAGAAGAGTCAGAAGAAGTAGAAGTAATCGCAGAAGCAGAAGAGTCAGAAGAAGTGGAAGTAATTACAGAAACAGAAGAGCCAGAAGAAGTGGAAGTAATTGCAGAAGCGGAAGAGTCAGAAGAAGTAGAAGTAATTGCGGAAACAGAAGAGCTAGAAGAAGTGGAAGTAATTGCAGAAACAGAAGAGCCAGAAGAAGTGGAAGTAATTGCGGAAACAGAAGAGCTAGAAGAAGTAGAAGTAATTGCAGAAGCAGAAGAGCTAGAAGAAGTAGAAGTAATTGCGGAAACAGAAGAGCTAGAAGAAGTAGAAGTAATTGCAGAAGCAGAAGAGCTAGAAGAAGTAGAAGTAATTGCAGAAACAGAAGCACAAGAAGAAGTGGAAGTAATTGCAGAAACAGAAGAGCCAGAAGAAGTGGAAGTAATTGCGGAAACGGAAGAGTCAGAAGAAGTAGAAGTGATTGCAGAAATAAAAGCGCCTGTAGTAGAGACATTTGTAGCACTTGAGGAAATTCAGCAAGAAGATGAAGCGATTGAACAAAAGAGTGAATTCATACATGTAGCTGAGGCTGATGAACAGACAAAGAACGACGTTCAAAGCTTTGCGAATGTTTTACTTGCAGAAACAGAAGAAAATAAACGAGTTGTAGAAGAAGCGCCAGTCGCAGAAGAACAACGAGTTGTAGAAGAAACACCAGTCGCAGAAGAACAACGAGTTGTAGAAGAAGCGCCAGTCGCAGAAGAACAACGAGTTGTAGAAGAAGCGCCGGTCGCAGAAGAACAACCAGTTGTAAAAAAAGAAGAACCAAAACGTGAGAAAAAGCGTCATGTACCATTTAATGTTGTTATGTTGAAACAAGATAGAACACGATTAATGGAAAGACATGCAGCTAGGGCAAATGCAATGCAGCATTCTGTTAATGTACGAGTAGAGAATAGACCAGTGCAACAAGTAGTAGCAGAACCACAAGTGGAAGAACAACCAATGCAGCAGGTGGTAGCAGAACCACAAGTGGAAGAACAACCAATGCAGCAGGTGGTAGTAGAATCACAAGTGGAAGAACAACCAATGCAGCAGGTGGTAGCAGAACCACAAGTGGAAGAACAACCAATGCAGCAGGTGGTAGTAGAATCACAAGTGGAAGAACAACCAATGCAGCAGGTGGTAGTAGAATCACAAGTGGAAGAACAATCAGTGCAGCAAGTAGTAGCAGAGCCACAAATGGAAGAACGCCCAGTGCAGCAAGTAGTGGAAGAGCAAGTACAAAAGCCAATTTCAAGTACGGAAGTACAAGAGAAAGCATATGTTGTAAATCAAAGAGAGAACGATATGCGAAATGTATTGCACACACCACCGACATACACTGTTCCGCCATTAGCGCTGTTGTCGATTCCGCAGCAATCAGCGCTAGATAATACAGAATGGTTAGATGAGCAAAAAGAATTATTAGATACAACGTTTAATAATTTTCATGTTGGAGCACATGTTATTAATGTATCGCAAGGGCCAGCAGTAACTCGTTTTGAAGTGCAACCAGACCCAGGCGTGAAAGTAAATAAAATTACCAATTTAAGTGATGATATTAAGTTAAGTTTAGCTGCGAAAGATATTCGTATTGAAGCGCCGATTCCAGGGAAGAGTGCGATTGGAATTGAGGTTCCAAATAAAGAAAGTAAGCCAGTATTTCTTCGTGAAATTTTAAGAAGTCCTGTATTCACAAAGAGTGAATCACCGCTTACTGTTGCGCTTGGACTTGATATTTCAGGTGATCCAATTGTAACAGATATTCGAAAAATGCCGCACGGACTTATTGCGGGTGCAACGGGTTCAGGTAAAAGTGTGTGTATTAACGCGATTTTAACGAGTATTTTATATAAAGCGAAACCGCATGAAGTGAAGTTAATGTTAATTGATCCGAAGATGGTTGAGCTTGCACCATACAATTCTGTTCCACATCTTGTAGCACCTGTTATTACGGATGTAAAAGCAGCGACAGCGGCTTTAAAGTGGGCAGTCGAAGAGATGGAACGCCGTTATGAATTGTTTGCGCACGCTGGTGCTCGTGATTTAACTCGTTACAATACGATTGTAAGTGAGCGAGAAATTCCAGGAGAAACATTACCTTATATCGTTATTGTCATTGACGAGTTAGCCGACTTAATGATGGTAGCACCTGGTGATGTTGAGGAAGCGATTTGTCGTATTGCGCAAAAAGCACGTGCTTGTGGTATTCATTTATTAGTAGCGACGCAGCGTCCATCTGTAGATGTTATTACAGGTTTAATTAAGTCAAACATTCCAACGCGTATTGCGTTTACTGTATCATCTCAAGTTGATTCGCGTACGATTATTGATATTGGAGGCGCGGAGAAATTACTTGGCCGTGGTGATATGTTATTTTTAGGGAACGGTACATCTAAGCCAGTTCGTGTACAAGGTGTATATGTATCGGATGATGAGATTGAAAAGACAGTTGATCATGTGAGAAAGCAAATGAAGCCGAATTACTTATTTAAGCAAGAGGATTTATTAGCGAAAACAGAACAGGCTGAGTCGGAAGACGAATTGTTCTTTGAAGCATGTCAATTTGTTGTAGAACAAGGGGGAGCGTCCACATCTTCTGTACAGCGAAAATTCCGCATCGGTTATAATCGCGCGGCACGTCTCATTGAGGAGATGCAATCGCAAGGAATTATTTCTGAAGCAAGAGGGACGAAGCCAAGAGATGTCCTTATTTCTGAGGATGAATTCGCTGCTATGCAGGAAACGAATGTATAG